One window of the Bradyrhizobium sp. NP1 genome contains the following:
- a CDS encoding CmpA/NrtA family ABC transporter substrate-binding protein: protein MSMPLRIGFIPLVDAAALIVAVDKGFAAEEGLDVTLVREVSWSNVRDKLNIGLFDAAHLLAPVAIASSLGLGHVKVPIVAPFNLGINGNAITVSPALHGALVNELEGDRFDPMATARALARVVAHRRKRGAEPLTFGMTFPFSTHNYQLRFWMAAAGVDPDEDVRLVVLPPPYMVDSLASGHIDAFCVGAPWNSIAVDRGIGHILHFVSDILEHAVEKVLALRQSWAERHPDVVAKLVRAAQRAGDFIESLENRAEAARILAHPERLAVDMEVIRRTLDGQLKISPDGSLRQSRRYLLVAREGTARPDPVQAAWLYAQMARWGQTAVSPAALKTVQAVFRPDLYDAALGRSGDVGARGLGAFAGPEFNPDDIAGYLAAFDVARRR, encoded by the coding sequence ATGAGCATGCCGCTCCGCATCGGGTTCATTCCGCTGGTCGATGCCGCCGCGCTGATCGTCGCGGTCGACAAGGGATTCGCCGCGGAGGAGGGGCTCGACGTCACCCTGGTGCGCGAAGTGTCATGGTCCAACGTGCGCGACAAGCTCAATATCGGCCTGTTCGACGCCGCGCATCTCCTGGCGCCGGTCGCGATCGCATCCAGCCTCGGGCTCGGCCACGTCAAGGTTCCGATCGTCGCTCCCTTCAACCTCGGCATCAACGGCAATGCGATCACGGTGTCGCCCGCGCTGCACGGCGCGCTCGTGAACGAGCTCGAGGGCGACCGCTTCGATCCGATGGCCACCGCGCGGGCGCTGGCGCGGGTCGTGGCGCACAGGCGCAAGCGCGGCGCCGAGCCGCTGACCTTCGGCATGACGTTTCCGTTCTCGACCCACAACTACCAGCTTCGGTTCTGGATGGCTGCGGCCGGGGTCGATCCGGACGAGGATGTCCGTCTCGTGGTGCTGCCGCCGCCCTACATGGTCGATAGCCTGGCCAGCGGCCATATCGACGCCTTCTGCGTCGGCGCGCCCTGGAACTCGATCGCGGTCGACCGCGGCATCGGTCACATCCTGCATTTCGTCTCCGACATCCTGGAGCATGCGGTGGAAAAGGTGCTGGCGCTCCGGCAGAGCTGGGCCGAACGCCATCCGGACGTGGTCGCAAAGCTCGTGCGCGCCGCGCAACGCGCCGGAGATTTCATCGAAAGCCTGGAGAACCGCGCCGAGGCCGCCCGCATCCTGGCGCATCCGGAACGGCTCGCCGTCGACATGGAGGTGATCCGGCGCACGCTCGATGGCCAGCTCAAGATCTCGCCCGACGGCTCGTTGCGCCAAAGCCGCCGCTATCTCCTGGTGGCGCGCGAAGGGACAGCGCGGCCCGACCCCGTGCAGGCGGCGTGGCTCTACGCGCAGATGGCGCGCTGGGGGCAGACTGCCGTCAGCCCGGCGGCGCTGAAGACGGTGCAGGCGGTGTTTCGCCCCGACCTCTATGACGCCGCGCTCGGCAGGAGCGGGGACGTCGGCGCCCGCGGCCTGGGTGCCTTCGCTGGCCCCGAATTCAACCCCGACGATATCGCCGGCTATCTGGCCGCTTTCGACGTGGCGCGCCGCCGGTAA